One genomic window of Rhinolophus ferrumequinum isolate MPI-CBG mRhiFer1 chromosome 23, mRhiFer1_v1.p, whole genome shotgun sequence includes the following:
- the RPS21 gene encoding 40S ribosomal protein S21, protein MQNDAGEFVDLYVPRKCSASNRIIGAKDHASIQMNVAEVDKVTGRFNGQFKTYAICGAIRRMGESDDSILRLAKADGIVSKNF, encoded by the exons ATGCAGAACGACGCCGGCGAGTTCGTGGACCTGTACGTGCCGCGGAAATG CTCCGCCAGCAACCGCATCATCGGCGCCAAGGACCACGCGTCCATCCAGATGAACGTGGCCGAG GTTGACAAGGTGACAGGCAGGTTCAACGGCCAGTTTAAAACCTACGCGATCTGCGGGGCCATCCGCAGGATG GGCGAGTCAGATGACTCCATCCTCCGGCTGGCCAAGGCTGACGGCATCGTCTCAAA GAACTTCTGA